In Halosegnis marinus, one genomic interval encodes:
- the ilvC gene encoding ketol-acid reductoisomerase, whose product MTDFENPVYYDDNADESHLAERTVAVLGYGSQGHAHAQNLDDSGVDVVVGLRKGSSSRDAAEADGLRVATPVAAAREADLVSVLVPDTVQPAVYDDIEEALEPGDTLQFAHGFNIHYNQIRPREDVNVQMVAPKSPGHLVRRNFENDEGTPGLLAVYQDATGDAHDVGLAYAKAIGCTRAGVIETTFREETETDLFGEQAVLCGGVTSLVKQGYETLVDAGYSREMAYFECLNELKLIVDLMYEGGLGEMWDSVSDTAEYGGLTRGDAVVDEHARENMEEVLEAVQDGTFAREWISENQTGRPSYTQLRQAESDHDIEDVGADLRALFAWGGEEREEVPADD is encoded by the coding sequence ATGACAGACTTCGAGAACCCCGTGTACTACGACGACAACGCTGACGAATCGCACCTCGCGGAGAGAACCGTAGCCGTGCTCGGCTACGGCAGCCAGGGCCACGCCCACGCGCAGAACCTCGACGACTCCGGCGTCGACGTGGTGGTCGGCCTCCGCAAGGGGTCGAGTTCCCGCGACGCGGCCGAGGCCGACGGCCTCCGCGTGGCGACGCCCGTCGCCGCCGCCCGCGAGGCCGACCTCGTGAGCGTCCTCGTGCCCGACACCGTCCAGCCGGCGGTGTACGACGACATCGAGGAGGCGCTGGAGCCGGGCGACACCCTCCAGTTCGCGCACGGCTTCAACATCCACTACAACCAGATCCGGCCGCGCGAGGACGTGAACGTCCAGATGGTCGCGCCGAAGTCGCCGGGCCACCTGGTCCGTCGGAACTTCGAGAACGACGAGGGGACGCCCGGCCTGCTCGCCGTCTATCAGGACGCGACGGGCGACGCCCACGACGTGGGGCTGGCCTACGCGAAGGCCATCGGCTGCACCCGCGCGGGCGTCATCGAGACGACGTTCCGCGAGGAGACGGAGACGGACCTGTTCGGCGAGCAGGCGGTGCTGTGTGGCGGCGTCACCAGCCTCGTCAAGCAGGGGTACGAGACGCTCGTGGACGCGGGCTACTCGCGCGAGATGGCCTACTTCGAGTGTCTGAACGAACTGAAGCTCATCGTCGACCTGATGTACGAGGGCGGGCTCGGCGAGATGTGGGACTCCGTCTCCGATACGGCGGAGTACGGCGGGCTCACACGCGGCGACGCGGTCGTGGACGAGCACGCCCGCGAGAACATGGAGGAGGTGCTGGAGGCGGTGCAGGACGGCACCTTCGCCCGCGAGTGGATCTCCGAGAACCAGACCGGGCGGCCGAGCTACACCCAGCTCCGGCAGGCCGAGTCCGACCACGACATCGAGGACGTGGGCGCGGACCTCCGCGCGCTGTTCGCGTGGGGCGGCGAGGAGCGGGAGGAGGTGCCCGCCGATGACTGA
- the leuC gene encoding 3-isopropylmalate dehydratase large subunit, translating to MSSGTLYDKVWERHKVGELPNGEDQLFVGLHLMHEVTSPQAFGMLRERDLDVAFPERTFATTDHIIPTTPEERERPFADEQAETMLQALERNTEEAGIEFFDLDSGKQGIAHVVGPELGLTQPGQTIVCGDSHTSTHGAFGAVAMGIGTSQIRDVLATGCIAAEKMDVRRVEVTGELGDGVGAKDLILHIIGELGVDGGVGHVYEYAGEAIERLDMEGRLAVCNMSIEGGARAGYINPDQTTYEYLRGREYAPEGEEWDRLMEYWESVASEPDAKYDDVVTVDADDLEPMVTWGVNPGQVVGVTEPVPGPDEFAGKDRDNAEKAYEHMGVEPGETMEGYDVDVAFLGTCTNGRVSDFREAAAVLEGETVDPDVRALAVPGSETVRKQCEAEGIAEVFEEAGFQWRRAGCSMCLAMNGDALEGDEVCASSSNRNFVGRQGSKDGRTVLMSPAMVAAAAVEGEIADARAFGGDA from the coding sequence ATGAGCTCCGGCACCCTCTACGACAAGGTGTGGGAGCGTCACAAGGTGGGCGAACTCCCGAACGGCGAGGACCAGCTGTTCGTCGGCCTCCACCTGATGCACGAGGTGACGAGCCCGCAGGCGTTCGGGATGCTCCGCGAGCGCGACCTCGACGTAGCCTTCCCCGAGCGCACCTTCGCGACGACGGACCACATCATCCCCACCACCCCGGAGGAGCGCGAGCGCCCGTTCGCCGACGAACAGGCGGAGACGATGCTGCAGGCGCTCGAACGCAACACCGAGGAGGCCGGCATCGAGTTCTTCGACCTCGACTCCGGCAAACAGGGCATCGCGCACGTCGTCGGGCCGGAACTCGGCCTGACCCAGCCCGGCCAGACCATCGTCTGCGGCGACTCGCACACCTCGACGCACGGCGCGTTCGGGGCCGTCGCGATGGGCATCGGCACCTCGCAGATACGCGACGTGCTGGCCACCGGCTGTATCGCCGCCGAGAAGATGGACGTGCGCCGCGTGGAGGTGACGGGCGAACTCGGCGACGGCGTCGGGGCGAAGGACCTCATCCTCCACATCATCGGCGAACTCGGCGTGGACGGCGGCGTCGGCCACGTGTACGAGTACGCGGGCGAGGCCATCGAGCGGCTGGACATGGAGGGCCGCCTCGCGGTCTGTAACATGTCCATCGAGGGCGGCGCGCGCGCCGGCTACATCAACCCCGATCAGACCACCTACGAGTACCTCCGTGGGCGCGAGTACGCGCCCGAGGGCGAGGAGTGGGACCGGCTCATGGAGTACTGGGAGTCGGTCGCCTCCGAGCCGGACGCCAAGTACGACGACGTGGTGACCGTGGACGCGGACGACCTCGAACCGATGGTGACGTGGGGCGTCAACCCCGGGCAGGTCGTCGGCGTGACGGAGCCGGTGCCCGGCCCCGACGAGTTCGCGGGGAAGGACCGCGACAACGCCGAGAAGGCCTACGAGCACATGGGCGTCGAACCCGGCGAGACGATGGAGGGGTACGACGTGGACGTGGCGTTCCTCGGCACCTGCACGAACGGGCGCGTCTCCGACTTCCGCGAGGCCGCGGCCGTGCTGGAGGGCGAGACGGTGGACCCGGACGTGCGCGCGCTCGCCGTCCCCGGCTCCGAGACCGTCCGAAAACAGTGCGAGGCGGAGGGCATCGCCGAGGTGTTCGAGGAGGCCGGCTTCCAGTGGCGGCGGGCCGGCTGTTCGATGTGTCTCGCGATGAACGGCGACGCGCTGGAGGGCGACGAGGTGTGCGCCTCCTCGTCGAACCGGAACTTCGTCGGCCGGCAGGGGTCGAAGGACGGGCGCACGGTCCTCATGTCCCCGGCGATGGTCGCCGCGGCGGCGGTCGAGGGCGAGATAGCCGACGCCCGCGCGTTCGGGGGTGACGCCTGA
- the leuD gene encoding 3-isopropylmalate dehydratase small subunit gives MVRAIRRVTGTGVPVRGDDIDTDQIVPARFLKEVTFDDMGEYAFYDARRDDDGSLNDHPFNEYRGARVLVVNDNFGCGSSREHAPQALLRWGIHGIVGESFAEIFRDNCTALGIPTVTAEPETVTELQNFVESDPDAGIEIDLANERVVFDDTEVGVTADPAMRESLVEGEWDTTALMYQNLDRTRETAASLPYTDS, from the coding sequence ATGGTTCGCGCCATCCGCCGCGTGACCGGCACGGGCGTCCCCGTCCGCGGGGACGACATCGACACGGACCAGATCGTGCCGGCTCGCTTCCTGAAGGAGGTCACCTTCGACGACATGGGCGAGTACGCGTTCTACGACGCCCGGCGCGACGACGACGGGAGCCTCAACGACCACCCGTTCAACGAGTACCGCGGCGCGCGCGTGCTCGTCGTCAACGACAACTTCGGCTGCGGCTCCTCCCGTGAGCACGCCCCACAGGCGCTGCTCCGGTGGGGAATCCACGGCATCGTCGGCGAGTCGTTCGCGGAGATATTCCGCGACAACTGCACCGCGCTCGGGATTCCGACCGTGACGGCCGAGCCGGAGACGGTGACGGAGTTACAGAACTTCGTCGAGTCGGACCCGGACGCCGGCATCGAGATAGACCTCGCCAACGAGCGGGTCGTCTTCGACGACACCGAGGTCGGGGTGACCGCCGACCCGGCGATGCGCGAGTCGCTCGTCGAGGGCGAGTGGGACACGACCGCGCTGATGTACCAGAACCTCGACCGGACCCGGGAGACGGCCGCCTCGCTCCCGTACACCGACTCGTGA